From Spirosoma aerolatum, one genomic window encodes:
- the dapB gene encoding 4-hydroxy-tetrahydrodipicolinate reductase, with protein sequence MNILLLGYGKMGKTIEQIALERGHQIAGRIDADNHADLANLEPDDVDVVIEFSSPESAVENLSYCLKRGWPVVCGTTGWLSHRTEIEALCRENKGAFFYASNYSIGVNLFFRLNKILAQFMRNYPSYHVSMTEIHHTEKKDAPSGTAITLAEGVLEQLPHKHRWVVNEPDKEPAIVGEDDIEIKSLREGTVPGTHIVRYESDVDRIDITHVAHSRQGFALGAVVAAEWLVGREGIFGMDDLLGMLTEPSAR encoded by the coding sequence ATGAATATACTTCTGCTTGGCTATGGCAAAATGGGTAAGACCATCGAGCAAATTGCGCTCGAACGGGGTCACCAGATTGCGGGCCGTATCGATGCTGATAACCACGCTGACCTGGCGAATCTCGAACCCGACGATGTTGATGTTGTCATTGAATTCAGTTCGCCCGAATCGGCAGTCGAGAACCTATCGTATTGCTTAAAACGCGGCTGGCCAGTCGTTTGCGGAACAACCGGCTGGCTGAGCCATCGCACCGAAATCGAAGCCCTGTGCCGTGAAAATAAAGGCGCTTTTTTCTACGCATCAAACTATAGTATTGGTGTCAACCTGTTCTTCCGACTGAACAAAATACTGGCTCAGTTTATGCGGAATTACCCATCGTACCATGTGTCGATGACTGAAATTCACCATACCGAAAAGAAAGATGCGCCTAGCGGAACCGCCATTACCCTGGCCGAAGGAGTACTGGAACAATTACCCCACAAACACCGCTGGGTAGTCAACGAACCCGATAAAGAGCCCGCTATTGTGGGTGAAGACGATATTGAAATCAAGTCGCTTCGTGAAGGTACGGTTCCTGGAACGCACATTGTTCGGTACGAATCAGACGTTGACCGGATCGATATTACGCATGTAGCCCACAGCCGGCAAGGATTCGCACTGGGCGCCGTTGTAGCGGCTGAGTGGCTGGTTGGACGTGAGGGCATATTTGGGATGGACGATCTGTTAGGAATGCTAACGGAGCCATCTGCGCGGTGA
- the lepB gene encoding signal peptidase I yields MSEVKTKAEAPAKTKKSPIREWFDSVLFAVVAATLIRWLFMEAFTIPTPSMENSLMVGDFLFVSKLHYGTRTPRTPLQVPLTHQKIWGTDIPSYSTLIQLPSYRLPGFTHVKNGDVVVFNVPPKYLNDNIDYPVDLKTNYIKRCIGIPGDVVEVRMREVFVNGKPFPKPPRSEQKYFVKTTEVLDATFFRKYDIVNDYRDPNQPTENWKPLEQYDDSTKTSKLVGYSINTTEEVIAKFKAFDWVKGIEPMTEKPGEAAPMIYGAPTFKWNHDNFGPLTIPKKGVTIQINPQTIALYGPVIQLYDGNEKVELDSASIKIAGQPIKSYTFKQDYYFMMGDNRDNSLDSRFWGFVPEDHIVGKAVFVWMSLDPNPANIWNKIRWNRLFRTID; encoded by the coding sequence GTGTCTGAAGTTAAAACCAAGGCCGAAGCACCGGCTAAAACCAAGAAATCGCCCATTCGGGAATGGTTCGATTCCGTCTTATTTGCGGTTGTAGCGGCTACGCTGATCCGATGGCTGTTTATGGAAGCGTTTACCATTCCAACACCTTCGATGGAAAACAGCCTGATGGTAGGCGACTTCCTGTTCGTCAGCAAATTACACTATGGTACGCGTACCCCACGGACGCCTTTACAAGTGCCGCTGACGCACCAGAAAATCTGGGGTACCGATATTCCCTCTTATAGTACGCTTATTCAGCTTCCCTCCTATCGGTTGCCGGGTTTTACGCATGTCAAGAACGGCGATGTAGTGGTGTTTAACGTGCCACCTAAATACCTCAACGACAATATCGATTATCCAGTCGATCTGAAAACCAATTACATCAAACGGTGCATCGGTATTCCGGGCGATGTGGTTGAAGTACGGATGCGTGAGGTATTTGTCAATGGCAAACCATTTCCAAAACCACCCCGTTCGGAACAGAAATACTTTGTCAAAACGACCGAGGTACTCGATGCTACGTTCTTCCGGAAGTACGACATCGTAAATGATTACCGCGACCCGAACCAGCCAACGGAAAACTGGAAACCACTCGAACAGTACGACGATTCGACCAAAACGTCGAAGCTGGTGGGTTACAGCATTAACACGACAGAGGAAGTAATTGCCAAATTCAAAGCGTTCGACTGGGTAAAAGGCATTGAACCCATGACCGAAAAGCCTGGCGAAGCGGCTCCGATGATTTATGGAGCACCCACCTTCAAATGGAATCACGACAATTTTGGCCCGCTCACCATCCCGAAAAAAGGGGTTACGATCCAGATCAATCCGCAGACCATTGCGCTGTATGGTCCGGTTATTCAACTCTATGACGGTAACGAAAAAGTTGAACTCGATTCGGCAAGTATCAAAATTGCGGGGCAACCTATCAAGTCGTATACGTTTAAGCAGGATTACTATTTCATGATGGGCGATAACCGCGATAACTCCCTCGACTCACGGTTCTGGGGCTTCGTTCCCGAAGATCACATCGTTGGAAAAGCCGTCTTCGTGTGGATGTCGCTCGATCCGAACCCGGCTAATATCTGGAATAAGATCCGCTGGAACCGACTATTCCGAACGATTGATTAA
- a CDS encoding N-acetylmuramoyl-L-alanine amidase family protein — MQQLLPQRRPSHSITLLVLLALLLVQGNNQLAVAKGKEKSSALRTRSAKKRLSATTTKRARSAKIRSVSHKSTKKASVTAKVAANSTSIALLGPKYAHVMVKDQTLGGAVYYLASGHGGPDPGAIGRYGKYALAEDEYAYDVTIRLARNLIEHGATVYMMVRDLNDGIRDGSVLKLDHDEVAYPNQAIPLNQTLRLRQCTDAVNRLHRKHKERYQRFVTIHVDSRSEGQNIDVFFYHHENSKVGKQLAKHIHKSFKSGYKRSQPGRSYLGTVSDRSSLYVVRNSHPPTVFIELGNIRNDKDQRRFLLADNRQALANWICTGLQTDYTTR; from the coding sequence ATGCAACAGTTATTACCCCAACGTCGTCCCAGCCATTCGATAACGCTTTTGGTTTTACTGGCTTTATTGCTTGTTCAGGGAAACAATCAGTTGGCCGTAGCTAAAGGCAAGGAAAAATCATCTGCACTTCGGACGCGCTCGGCTAAAAAACGGCTGTCGGCAACGACCACCAAACGAGCCCGTTCAGCCAAAATCCGGTCAGTCAGTCATAAATCGACTAAAAAGGCATCGGTAACAGCTAAAGTAGCAGCCAATTCGACTTCGATAGCCCTGTTGGGGCCTAAATATGCCCATGTGATGGTTAAAGATCAAACGTTGGGAGGGGCTGTTTACTATCTCGCATCAGGACACGGTGGACCTGATCCCGGCGCCATTGGTCGTTACGGAAAGTATGCGTTGGCCGAAGATGAATATGCCTATGATGTAACGATCCGACTGGCCCGCAATCTGATAGAGCATGGCGCAACCGTCTACATGATGGTTCGTGACCTTAATGATGGCATACGCGATGGAAGCGTCCTGAAACTGGATCATGATGAGGTTGCCTATCCCAATCAGGCCATTCCCTTAAACCAAACACTACGGCTCCGTCAATGTACAGATGCCGTCAATCGACTTCACCGGAAGCATAAAGAACGATATCAACGCTTCGTAACCATCCATGTCGACAGCCGGAGCGAAGGCCAGAACATCGATGTGTTTTTTTACCACCACGAAAATAGCAAAGTAGGGAAGCAACTGGCCAAACACATCCATAAAAGCTTCAAGTCGGGTTATAAGCGGAGCCAGCCGGGCCGGAGCTACCTCGGCACCGTATCGGACCGAAGCAGTCTGTACGTTGTTCGGAACAGCCACCCACCCACTGTTTTTATTGAACTGGGCAACATTCGCAACGATAAAGATCAACGACGGTTCCTGCTGGCCGATAACCGACAGGCACTAGCCAACTGGATCTGCACCGGCTTGCAAACGGATTACACGACGAGATAA
- the ung gene encoding uracil-DNA glycosylase produces the protein MNVSIAESWKARLQPEFDKPYFVELAEFLRHEYSTQRVYPPGRLIFNAFDKCSFDDARVVILGQDPYHGEGQANGLAFSVADGIPKPPSLINIFKEIQDDLGKPIPKSGNLERWARQGVMLLNATLTVRAGQAGSHQGKGWETFTDAVIKLLSTEKQHIVFMLWGAYAQKKGAVIDSKKHLVLKAKHPSPMAANYGGWFGNKHFSQANAYLESKGLPPIEW, from the coding sequence ATGAATGTATCCATTGCCGAATCGTGGAAAGCTCGGCTGCAACCCGAATTTGATAAACCGTATTTTGTTGAATTAGCTGAGTTTCTACGGCATGAATATAGTACGCAACGTGTTTATCCACCCGGCCGATTGATTTTCAACGCGTTTGATAAATGTAGTTTCGACGATGCACGGGTAGTGATTCTGGGGCAGGACCCTTACCACGGTGAAGGTCAGGCAAACGGGCTCGCGTTTTCAGTAGCGGATGGTATTCCCAAACCGCCTTCGCTGATCAACATCTTCAAGGAAATTCAGGACGATCTGGGTAAACCCATTCCGAAGTCGGGTAATCTCGAACGGTGGGCCCGGCAGGGCGTTATGCTGCTGAACGCTACCCTGACGGTTCGGGCTGGTCAGGCCGGATCGCATCAGGGCAAAGGATGGGAAACCTTTACCGATGCCGTCATTAAACTACTGTCGACCGAAAAACAGCACATTGTATTTATGCTCTGGGGGGCTTACGCACAGAAGAAAGGGGCCGTAATCGACAGTAAAAAGCACTTGGTCTTGAAAGCCAAGCATCCATCGCCCATGGCGGCCAATTACGGGGGCTGGTTCGGCAACAAACATTTTAGTCAGGCAAATGCCTATCTGGAAAGCAAAGGCTTACCGCCAATAGAATGGTAG
- the apaG gene encoding Co2+/Mg2+ efflux protein ApaG — MVSSVTEGVKVSVKTEYQADYSSPLQAHYVFTYRITIENASDYTIQLLRRHWLIFDSNGTIREVEGEGVVGLQPVLEPGEVHEYVSGCNLRSSIGKMSGTYLIERIIDGKQFRVNIPEFTMVVPYKLN, encoded by the coding sequence ATGGTTTCGTCAGTCACAGAAGGCGTAAAAGTTAGCGTGAAAACAGAGTATCAGGCCGACTACTCCAGTCCGCTTCAGGCTCATTATGTTTTCACCTACCGAATCACGATTGAAAATGCCAGCGACTATACCATCCAGTTACTCCGGCGACATTGGTTGATTTTCGATTCAAACGGGACGATCCGGGAGGTCGAAGGCGAAGGGGTTGTCGGGCTACAACCCGTACTGGAACCGGGCGAAGTGCACGAATATGTATCGGGCTGCAATCTCCGGTCGAGCATCGGCAAGATGTCGGGTACCTACCTGATCGAACGAATTATCGATGGCAAACAATTTCGCGTAAACATTCCCGAGTTTACGATGGTCGTGCCCTACAAACTTAATTAA
- a CDS encoding O-methyltransferase, translating into MLLPYFRYLSRARDEHSLHSPFLFSLYTQVIRSRNGAKAAFKPIQTLRKELRKNPQLITITDFGAGSKVNTARQRTVGDIARNSQKPARFGRLLYRLIHRFEARTIIDLGTSLGITTAYLAEATRSFQGNVLTFEGCPETAAIARQNFEQLGLQNVSLVVGNLDETLAPQVATSPPIDFVFFDANHRYEPTVRYFETCLTNIHNDTVFVFDDIHWSAEMEQAWRYIKTHPSVSVTVDLFWVGLVFFRKEQPKQDFILRY; encoded by the coding sequence ATGTTACTTCCTTACTTTCGTTACTTAAGTCGCGCCCGCGACGAACATTCGCTGCATTCTCCATTTCTCTTCTCGCTGTATACACAGGTCATTAGGTCCAGGAATGGCGCAAAAGCAGCATTTAAACCGATTCAGACACTTCGAAAGGAGCTTCGGAAGAATCCTCAACTGATTACCATTACAGACTTTGGTGCAGGCTCAAAAGTAAACACCGCTCGGCAACGTACGGTTGGTGATATTGCCCGAAACTCCCAAAAACCGGCTCGTTTTGGCCGATTGCTGTATCGGCTTATCCATCGGTTCGAAGCCCGAACCATTATTGATCTCGGCACCTCGCTTGGTATTACAACGGCTTACCTGGCCGAAGCAACCCGGTCCTTTCAGGGAAACGTTCTGACGTTTGAAGGTTGCCCGGAAACAGCGGCTATTGCCCGTCAGAATTTCGAGCAACTTGGCCTCCAAAATGTATCGCTGGTTGTCGGTAATCTGGATGAAACGCTGGCTCCGCAGGTTGCAACCAGCCCACCCATCGATTTTGTATTCTTCGATGCGAACCACCGTTATGAACCTACTGTCCGTTATTTTGAAACCTGCCTGACCAATATTCATAACGACACGGTGTTTGTATTCGACGATATTCATTGGTCGGCTGAAATGGAACAGGCTTGGCGCTATATCAAAACGCATCCATCCGTCAGCGTAACGGTCGACTTGTTCTGGGTAGGTCTGGTTTTCTTCCGGAAGGAGCAGCCAAAGCAGGATTTCATTCTTCGGTATTGA
- a CDS encoding monooxygenase — translation MNFLTYTRLGLCIGVSAILINLVSCSKTTTDSPTPTETATFDLIQQKIFTPSCALSGCHASEKDATFIQHGLVLAEGVAYANLVGVDPKNSNAKADGLKRVKAYASLESLLYHKLNIAASHHSGKSYGNQMPLGGNTLPDGQIEFVRRWIEAGAPKTGTVVDATLLTDNTVTITPYESLSVPATGTGYQMAVPSFDIQPNFERELFTRRLVGNTTDIYVNRYETKMRSGSHHFVAYDFSNKSLLPNLNDIRDLRNADNSLNVVTALSMSNHVYLAGSQAQYQNYVFPEGAALLIPANASLDLNSHFVNKTTSVMKGEAQINFYTVDKSKVVNVVQTLNLSNTNLNIPAGKTVTLTKSFTFDKPRKILTLTSHMHQLGTKFVIKIKGGTRDGEVIFTSTDWAHPDIVTFTTPIALKKGEGLTSEITYTNTTAKDVSFGLTSDDEMGIIFGYYYEDQ, via the coding sequence ATGAACTTCCTGACTTATACCCGCTTAGGCCTTTGTATCGGTGTATCAGCTATATTGATCAACCTGGTGTCGTGTAGCAAAACGACAACCGACTCCCCTACTCCCACCGAAACGGCCACCTTCGATCTGATTCAACAGAAAATCTTTACCCCATCCTGTGCACTGTCGGGTTGCCACGCTTCGGAGAAAGATGCTACGTTCATTCAACACGGCCTGGTACTGGCTGAAGGGGTTGCGTATGCGAATCTGGTAGGTGTTGATCCGAAAAATTCGAATGCTAAAGCTGATGGCCTGAAACGGGTGAAAGCCTATGCGTCGCTGGAAAGTCTGCTCTACCATAAACTGAACATTGCGGCCAGCCACCACTCCGGGAAATCGTATGGCAACCAGATGCCTTTGGGGGGGAACACATTGCCCGATGGCCAGATCGAATTTGTCCGGCGGTGGATTGAAGCAGGCGCACCCAAAACAGGCACTGTAGTCGACGCAACCTTACTAACCGACAACACAGTTACCATAACACCCTACGAATCGTTATCGGTACCCGCTACTGGAACTGGCTATCAGATGGCGGTACCATCGTTCGACATTCAGCCAAATTTTGAACGGGAACTGTTTACCCGTCGGCTGGTGGGCAATACAACCGATATTTACGTAAACCGGTACGAAACCAAAATGAGGAGTGGTAGCCATCATTTTGTCGCTTACGATTTCTCGAACAAAAGTCTGCTTCCCAACCTGAACGATATTCGTGATCTCCGAAACGCTGATAACTCACTCAATGTTGTAACGGCCTTGAGCATGTCGAACCATGTTTATCTGGCTGGTTCTCAGGCGCAATACCAGAATTACGTTTTCCCGGAAGGTGCGGCTCTACTCATTCCGGCCAATGCGTCGCTCGACCTAAACTCGCACTTCGTCAATAAAACGACGTCGGTTATGAAGGGGGAAGCACAGATTAATTTCTACACGGTTGATAAATCGAAAGTGGTCAATGTGGTGCAGACATTAAATCTGAGCAATACAAATCTGAATATCCCGGCCGGAAAAACGGTTACATTGACCAAATCATTTACGTTCGACAAGCCCCGCAAAATTCTGACACTGACTTCGCACATGCACCAGTTGGGAACGAAGTTTGTGATAAAAATCAAAGGCGGTACCCGCGATGGCGAAGTAATATTCACCTCAACCGACTGGGCCCATCCCGACATCGTTACATTTACAACACCGATTGCACTCAAGAAAGGCGAAGGACTAACTTCAGAGATAACCTATACGAATACCACAGCCAAAGATGTTAGTTTCGGCCTGACGAGTGACGACGAAATGGGCATCATCTTCGGCTATTACTACGAAGACCAATAG
- a CDS encoding LysE family translocator: protein MFGIDNYLAFLLAGILLNITPGSDTLYILGRSLSQGKQAGIYSALGISAGCFFHSCLAAFGLSAIIAESQLAFDVIKYTGAAYLVYLGLKMLLHEKATLAIQATDKAHSPGKLFVSGALTNILNPKAALFFLAFLPQFVQKEYSHEPLPFLVLGLTFTLTGTLWCLLLALFSASLSHRLKQNPTVQQWFTKATGSVFILLGLKLTLEQAKYVH from the coding sequence ATGTTCGGCATCGACAATTATCTGGCCTTCCTGCTAGCGGGCATTTTACTGAACATCACGCCCGGTTCAGATACGCTGTATATTCTGGGGCGAAGTCTGTCGCAGGGAAAGCAGGCGGGTATCTATTCGGCGCTAGGGATTTCGGCAGGCTGTTTTTTTCACAGTTGTCTGGCGGCTTTTGGGCTGTCGGCCATCATCGCAGAGTCACAATTGGCCTTCGATGTGATCAAATATACAGGTGCTGCCTACCTGGTCTACCTGGGCCTGAAAATGTTGCTTCATGAAAAAGCTACCCTGGCTATTCAGGCTACCGATAAAGCTCATAGCCCTGGTAAACTGTTTGTATCGGGTGCTTTAACCAATATTCTGAACCCGAAAGCTGCGTTATTCTTTCTAGCTTTTCTACCGCAGTTTGTTCAAAAGGAATACAGCCATGAGCCGCTTCCTTTCCTGGTGCTGGGCTTAACCTTTACGCTCACGGGAACCCTCTGGTGCCTCCTGCTGGCCCTGTTTTCGGCAAGCCTAAGCCATCGTCTGAAACAGAATCCGACGGTTCAGCAATGGTTTACCAAAGCCACTGGCAGCGTCTTTATTCTGCTGGGTCTTAAACTCACACTGGAACAGGCCAAATACGTTCATTAA